A stretch of the Leptospira bandrabouensis genome encodes the following:
- a CDS encoding M61 family metallopeptidase, whose product MAKEQEEKTLESVNQSNLLQLDFEVSIFDLFKHYFQVRLRVKTHEPEMTFCLPCWTPGSYMIRDYATHLHKFEVKNSKTDEPVFWEMVDLHRWKLKNLPDEFEISYIIYAFEDFTVRTNYLETEFGFINPPALFLYPEGKLEQSSSIQFQVSNQFPFVYSSLTRSENDSHLFFAENFDELFDSPFHLSKQNSVFFTAGTTKHELLIEGDVNFDFKTKLALDLKRITETQIEWMMESPNPYYLFVLNLSLPAYGGLEHKASSINYFNPELISDEEEYKKLLELLSHEYFHLWNIKRIRPIALGPFDYQKPNLTRELWIAEGFTSFYDAYFLYHSGFLSKEDYLSKLQSDIFALEDNEADFWMSLEESSFTAWTKYYKRNGNSHNITVSYYTKGGVIALCMNLFLLKESKERKTIRHVFHKLNEVFVKTKKRGFTKQEFFDTIKEVTGVDLKTEFNEYLESPKPIPIDYYLDFIGIQRIQTDMVGETGFKTKEKNGNLYIQKLLHKSDMDSFDLMLDDEILAINGKRATSNTLQKLEKNLRPGEKFHLILSRAGKIKESMITASGYYKTKKFVIAEDCTEDRKELREFFLRNIV is encoded by the coding sequence ATGGCAAAAGAACAAGAGGAAAAAACCTTAGAAAGTGTAAACCAGTCTAACCTTCTTCAACTGGATTTTGAAGTCTCCATTTTTGACCTCTTCAAACATTACTTTCAAGTTAGGCTCCGCGTCAAAACACATGAACCAGAAATGACTTTCTGTTTACCTTGTTGGACTCCTGGTTCATACATGATCCGAGACTACGCAACCCACTTACATAAGTTCGAAGTGAAAAACTCAAAAACCGATGAACCTGTTTTTTGGGAAATGGTGGATCTACACCGTTGGAAATTAAAAAACCTTCCCGACGAATTTGAAATTTCCTATATAATTTATGCATTTGAAGACTTTACTGTCAGGACCAATTATCTAGAAACAGAATTTGGATTTATCAACCCACCTGCACTTTTTTTGTATCCCGAAGGAAAACTGGAACAATCTTCTTCTATACAATTCCAAGTTTCTAACCAATTCCCTTTTGTGTATTCCAGTTTGACTCGCAGCGAAAACGATTCACATCTTTTTTTTGCAGAAAATTTTGACGAACTCTTTGATTCCCCATTTCACTTGAGTAAACAAAATTCTGTATTTTTTACGGCAGGCACCACCAAACACGAATTACTCATAGAAGGAGATGTAAATTTTGATTTTAAAACCAAGTTAGCCCTCGATCTAAAACGAATTACAGAAACTCAAATAGAATGGATGATGGAAAGTCCAAATCCTTATTATTTGTTTGTACTAAATCTTAGTTTACCAGCTTATGGTGGATTGGAACATAAAGCATCAAGTATCAATTATTTTAATCCAGAACTTATTTCTGATGAAGAGGAGTATAAAAAATTACTCGAACTTCTATCTCATGAATACTTCCACCTTTGGAATATTAAACGAATTCGCCCAATAGCACTTGGTCCTTTTGATTATCAGAAACCAAACTTAACTAGAGAGTTATGGATTGCAGAAGGATTTACTAGTTTTTATGATGCCTATTTTTTGTATCATTCGGGTTTTTTGTCAAAAGAAGATTACTTATCCAAACTCCAATCCGATATATTTGCTTTGGAAGACAACGAAGCTGATTTTTGGATGAGCCTTGAAGAGTCTTCCTTTACGGCATGGACAAAGTACTATAAGAGAAATGGTAATAGTCACAATATCACGGTTTCCTATTATACCAAAGGCGGCGTTATTGCCTTATGTATGAATTTGTTTTTGCTAAAAGAGTCCAAAGAAAGGAAAACTATCCGCCATGTATTCCATAAACTTAACGAAGTTTTCGTAAAAACAAAAAAGAGAGGATTCACCAAACAAGAGTTCTTTGATACTATCAAGGAAGTCACAGGTGTGGACCTTAAAACAGAATTCAACGAATATTTAGAATCACCAAAACCAATTCCTATAGACTATTATTTAGATTTCATTGGGATCCAAAGAATTCAAACCGATATGGTGGGAGAAACAGGTTTCAAAACAAAAGAAAAAAACGGGAACCTTTATATCCAAAAACTCCTTCACAAATCAGATATGGACTCGTTCGATTTAATGTTAGATGACGAAATCCTTGCCATCAACGGGAAACGTGCAACATCAAACACCTTACAAAAGTTGGAAAAGAACTTACGGCCCGGCGAAAAATTCCATCTGATCCTTTCCCGTGCCGGGAAAATCAAAGAATCGATGATCACAGCATCCGGGTATTACAAAACAAAAAAATTTGTGATCGCAGAAGACTGCACAGAAGACAGAAAAGAACTTAGAGAATTTTTCTTAAGGAATATTGTATAA
- the efp gene encoding elongation factor P: MNLGITEVKKGMILKIENELYSVVKTEFVNPGKGSAFIRTKLKNIVRDSSIERTFKAAEKLESVDLERRKMQYCYADGDQIIFMDVNDYEQIPVSKDYVEDILPFMKEETPVEVSFYNDKPIGVTPPNFAILEVTYAEDGLKGDTTGLALKRVTVETGGEVQVPIFIKQGDTVKIDLRDLSYVERVNK; this comes from the coding sequence ATGAACTTAGGCATTACAGAAGTAAAAAAAGGAATGATCCTCAAGATCGAGAATGAGCTTTATTCCGTCGTCAAAACCGAGTTTGTGAATCCTGGAAAGGGTTCTGCATTCATCCGTACCAAACTAAAAAATATTGTCCGTGATTCTTCGATTGAAAGAACTTTCAAAGCAGCAGAAAAATTGGAAAGTGTGGATTTAGAGCGCCGTAAAATGCAGTACTGTTATGCAGACGGTGACCAAATCATTTTTATGGATGTCAACGATTACGAACAAATCCCGGTTTCCAAAGATTATGTGGAAGACATCCTTCCTTTTATGAAAGAAGAAACTCCGGTAGAAGTATCATTTTATAATGACAAACCGATTGGGGTCACACCTCCTAACTTTGCTATATTGGAAGTAACTTATGCAGAAGATGGTCTCAAAGGAGATACTACTGGTCTTGCGCTCAAACGAGTGACTGTGGAAACCGGTGGAGAAGTTCAAGTTCCTATCTTTATCAAACAAGGGGACACCGTTAAAATTGACCTCCGAGATTTGAGTTACGTGGAGCGCGTGAACAAATAG
- a CDS encoding VOC family protein → MIHHIAIGTPNPSLLADFYLKIPGSKKIKEFHYESGILRSVWIQFGSILVMLEDGENKSPRALVFSYQEMERSKWTQFLKQNEVESRTEYTIYFLDPDKNLLGVSSYPEKLELQLEMS, encoded by the coding sequence ATGATCCACCATATTGCCATAGGAACTCCCAATCCTTCCCTTTTAGCCGATTTTTACCTTAAAATTCCAGGTTCCAAAAAAATTAAGGAATTCCATTATGAATCAGGGATTCTGCGTTCTGTTTGGATTCAGTTTGGTTCTATCCTCGTTATGTTAGAAGATGGGGAAAATAAGTCCCCTCGTGCCCTTGTTTTTTCCTACCAAGAAATGGAAAGATCTAAATGGACTCAATTTTTAAAACAGAACGAAGTCGAAAGCCGAACAGAGTATACTATTTATTTTTTAGATCCTGATAAAAATCTTTTAGGAGTGAGTAGTTATCCAGAAAAACTAGAGTTGCAATTAGAAATGAGTTGA
- a CDS encoding TIGR04454 family lipoprotein, whose translation MKKTLILALSLGLFLANCKSKVYTQEECESALASTFVQIEEEAKKNPAAAPVLAGLQQGKQKMIDQCMEGKFDPNCLKNAPGFAGIMGCVKK comes from the coding sequence ATGAAAAAAACCCTTATTTTGGCGCTCTCTCTCGGGCTTTTCTTGGCTAATTGTAAATCCAAAGTGTATACCCAAGAAGAGTGTGAGTCTGCTCTCGCTAGCACTTTTGTTCAAATTGAAGAAGAAGCTAAAAAGAACCCAGCGGCGGCACCAGTTCTCGCAGGATTACAACAAGGTAAACAAAAAATGATCGATCAGTGTATGGAAGGAAAATTTGATCCTAACTGTTTGAAAAATGCTCCAGGTTTTGCTGGCATTATGGGTTGTGTAAAAAAATAA
- a CDS encoding magnesium transporter CorA family protein produces the protein MPALFNYILTPSSKDEVLLDRPLPLSHRHPKHWIHITAENEEKLMFLFQKHDIHQLTIEDILNPNSRIKLEIFPNYIFFVFRGFHFERNQLTQKNFNFILTPNQIISLTLDYRDSIGDIIDQWKVNNKILSRGYEFIVHKILDIETDHTLAITQKIEERIEHFEEQIFGNAKSLDISNVYSLRASLLSIKKGMLQNKEVLEDLEKIKNSFFSDEADAFFRDVRDHSLRILELVDSNIESISSALEAHIAISTRKTNEIMKILTIMTAIMLPMSLVAGIYGMNFRHIPTLEWEYGFITALGAMGFLGILMLLYFRIKRWY, from the coding sequence ATGCCAGCTCTCTTTAATTACATTTTAACTCCCTCCAGTAAAGATGAAGTACTTCTCGATAGACCACTCCCTCTTTCCCATCGGCACCCAAAACATTGGATTCATATCACGGCGGAGAATGAAGAAAAACTAATGTTCCTTTTTCAAAAACATGATATCCACCAGCTGACAATCGAAGACATTCTAAACCCCAACAGTCGGATTAAATTGGAAATTTTTCCAAATTATATTTTTTTTGTTTTTCGTGGTTTTCATTTTGAGAGGAACCAACTCACTCAAAAAAACTTTAACTTCATCTTAACTCCAAACCAAATCATTTCTTTGACACTTGATTACCGTGATAGCATCGGTGATATCATTGACCAGTGGAAGGTTAACAATAAAATTCTTTCTCGCGGTTATGAGTTTATTGTTCATAAAATTTTAGACATTGAAACAGATCATACACTTGCCATCACACAAAAAATCGAAGAAAGAATTGAACATTTTGAAGAACAAATTTTTGGGAATGCAAAATCTTTGGATATCAGTAACGTTTATAGTTTGAGAGCAAGCCTACTTTCCATTAAAAAAGGGATGTTACAAAACAAAGAAGTTTTAGAAGACTTAGAAAAAATCAAAAACAGTTTTTTTAGTGATGAAGCTGATGCATTCTTTCGAGATGTACGTGACCATTCCCTTCGTATATTAGAATTAGTGGATAGTAATATCGAATCTATTTCCTCAGCACTTGAGGCTCACATTGCTATCTCCACTCGCAAAACAAATGAAATCATGAAAATCCTTACCATTATGACTGCGATCATGTTACCCATGTCACTCGTTGCAGGAATTTATGGAATGAACTTTCGCCATATCCCTACTTTAGAGTGGGAATATGGTTTTATCACAGCACTCGGTGCCATGGGATTTTTAGGGATTTTGATGTTACTTTACTTTAGGATCAAACGTTGGTATTGA
- a CDS encoding DMT family transporter, with product MRENTSTEWKGVTLVLMGALLFSAKAVIVKLTYRYEISAIGSLFFRMLFAFPFLVWIAWKAEKEEGKTILTKKDVIQVILMGVVGYYLASLFDFLGLKYISAGLERIILFIYPTLVVILSFLFLKKKIHLREVFSLVLTYTGVFLAYGQDVQLGSAKEVSLGAFFILLSALTYAIYLMGSGSIIPKLGAKKYTAWALIISSFAVFIHYAIFGSYKELIQPFSFYALAFVMGTVNTVIPAIFVSEGIKRVGSKTAAIVGSVGPMSTLFLAYWLLDEPITILHSIGTLFVLTGVFWISAAKKSKEVSV from the coding sequence GTGAGAGAAAATACAAGTACAGAATGGAAAGGGGTAACTCTCGTACTTATGGGAGCACTTTTATTCAGCGCAAAAGCTGTGATAGTTAAGTTGACTTACCGGTATGAAATTTCAGCCATCGGATCCCTTTTCTTTCGAATGCTCTTTGCTTTTCCATTTTTAGTTTGGATTGCTTGGAAAGCGGAAAAAGAAGAGGGAAAAACGATTCTTACCAAAAAGGATGTGATCCAGGTAATCCTTATGGGAGTCGTAGGCTATTACTTAGCAAGTCTATTCGATTTTTTAGGGCTCAAATACATCAGTGCCGGCCTTGAAAGGATCATCCTTTTTATTTATCCTACTCTAGTAGTTATCTTATCTTTTTTATTTTTGAAAAAGAAAATCCACCTTAGGGAAGTATTTTCTCTCGTTCTTACTTATACAGGAGTTTTTTTGGCTTATGGACAAGATGTTCAACTTGGTTCTGCCAAAGAGGTGAGCCTCGGGGCATTTTTTATTTTACTTTCGGCTCTTACTTATGCTATTTATCTCATGGGAAGTGGTTCCATTATACCAAAGTTAGGTGCAAAAAAATACACAGCTTGGGCTTTAATTATATCTTCATTTGCTGTTTTTATCCATTATGCAATTTTTGGTAGTTACAAGGAACTCATCCAACCATTCTCATTCTATGCACTTGCTTTTGTTATGGGAACTGTCAACACTGTGATTCCAGCCATATTTGTTTCCGAAGGAATCAAACGTGTGGGTAGCAAAACAGCCGCTATAGTCGGTTCCGTTGGGCCGATGTCGACTCTTTTCTTGGCTTATTGGTTATTAGATGAACCGATTACCATACTACATAGTATTGGTACTTTATTCGTACTGACGGGAGTTTTTTGGATTAGTGCGGCAAAAAAATCGAAAGAAGTGTCAGTTTAG
- a CDS encoding methyl-accepting chemotaxis protein, translating into MSIKQKLALGSSIITLFSLGIILSLISYVIYKNAKEDALENISVLADKISLDVGDYLSAPLSEAYLLKQILEEPNILDRERVFKVLNVMTASNESILGTYVVFEPNAFDGRDSNYRNAKYHDNSGRFIPYAVKANNKIIFEPVVGFDLPESDFYQLPKKNRKPELIPPFDYKVDGKEITMISLVYPVIRNQNFLGIAGADVSLATIRTYLKNLKILDGAVKITLVASNGYVLFNGIHPDQKDVQWKDEEDTYINLAMSSKEKQTYSDSEYFHVSLPIQLIKNTAPWTLRVSYPQVRITNEIQSIFWIALGLGAIGILFSTLANMVIFRNLVDRRLQTLIGFAKDAANGNLSQEIVDEKKDEIGLLVEAVVGMVTNIRHILSVAQTSGSELTETSKFMENTIIELSDLAQSQAASSEEASATVEELNASSETINSNVQHAVNNSKSINNSLHAIQILVQKITAEVESFGEIAVGANKKAEEGRNMAGLTSQAIEEIQEKSLAITEFSDVISDISEKTSLLALNAAIEAARAGESGRGFAVVAEEISKLASQAAESVSQINTLSTEALESIQNGGNQVANLIDLLREIIREVSVIFDKAKDIVPLIQDQKTKTDHIYTEIEEITNLVESIQQSTEEQKRATYELSNMTINISNGSQVLSEQSETMSANSLRMTGISSKISEVLLKFNL; encoded by the coding sequence ATGAGCATCAAACAGAAGTTAGCACTAGGTTCTTCCATCATCACCCTATTTTCATTAGGAATTATCCTCTCACTAATCTCTTATGTCATATACAAAAATGCAAAAGAAGATGCACTAGAAAATATATCCGTCCTCGCCGACAAAATTTCCCTCGATGTAGGAGATTATTTATCAGCTCCACTAAGCGAAGCCTATTTATTAAAACAAATCCTTGAAGAACCAAATATTTTGGACCGTGAACGCGTATTCAAAGTATTAAATGTAATGACTGCATCCAATGAATCAATCCTTGGAACTTACGTAGTTTTTGAACCAAATGCTTTTGACGGCCGAGACTCTAACTATCGTAATGCGAAATATCATGATAATTCCGGTAGATTCATCCCTTATGCAGTGAAAGCAAATAACAAAATTATCTTTGAACCTGTGGTTGGATTTGATCTTCCAGAATCCGATTTTTACCAACTTCCAAAAAAAAATAGAAAACCAGAACTCATTCCTCCCTTTGATTATAAAGTAGATGGTAAAGAAATCACCATGATTTCACTTGTTTACCCTGTCATCAGAAATCAGAATTTTTTAGGAATTGCGGGAGCAGATGTTTCTTTAGCAACCATTCGGACCTATCTTAAAAATTTAAAAATTTTAGATGGGGCAGTAAAGATTACACTCGTTGCCAGTAATGGTTATGTTTTATTTAATGGAATCCATCCAGACCAAAAAGATGTGCAGTGGAAGGATGAAGAAGATACATATATTAATTTAGCGATGTCTTCTAAAGAAAAACAAACTTATTCCGATTCGGAATATTTTCATGTAAGTTTACCAATTCAACTTATAAAAAACACAGCTCCCTGGACACTCCGGGTTTCTTACCCGCAAGTTCGAATTACAAATGAAATCCAATCCATATTCTGGATCGCTTTAGGACTAGGTGCGATTGGGATACTTTTTTCTACGCTTGCAAATATGGTTATCTTTCGCAATTTAGTGGATAGACGTTTACAAACATTGATTGGATTTGCCAAAGATGCAGCTAACGGGAATTTATCGCAAGAAATCGTAGATGAAAAAAAAGATGAGATAGGCCTCCTGGTAGAAGCTGTGGTGGGGATGGTTACGAACATTAGACATATCTTAAGTGTCGCACAAACATCTGGATCAGAACTCACCGAGACATCCAAATTTATGGAAAACACAATCATTGAACTTTCTGATTTAGCACAAAGCCAAGCTGCCTCTTCTGAAGAAGCCAGTGCCACAGTAGAAGAACTCAATGCTTCCTCCGAAACAATTAATTCCAATGTACAACATGCGGTTAATAATTCCAAATCCATTAACAATTCCCTTCACGCCATCCAAATTCTAGTCCAAAAAATCACCGCCGAAGTAGAGTCCTTTGGAGAAATTGCAGTTGGCGCCAACAAAAAAGCAGAAGAAGGAAGGAATATGGCAGGCCTTACTTCTCAGGCCATTGAAGAAATCCAAGAAAAGTCATTAGCCATTACTGAATTTTCTGATGTCATTTCTGATATTTCCGAAAAGACAAGTTTACTTGCGTTAAATGCTGCTATTGAAGCCGCAAGGGCTGGTGAATCCGGTCGTGGATTTGCCGTCGTTGCAGAAGAAATTTCGAAATTAGCATCGCAGGCAGCAGAATCTGTTTCGCAGATCAATACATTATCAACAGAAGCTTTGGAATCGATTCAAAATGGTGGCAATCAAGTCGCAAACCTTATTGATTTACTTCGTGAGATTATTCGAGAAGTCTCAGTTATTTTTGATAAGGCCAAAGACATTGTTCCCCTTATCCAGGACCAAAAAACAAAAACGGACCACATTTACACTGAAATCGAAGAAATCACTAACCTTGTTGAATCCATCCAACAATCAACAGAAGAACAAAAAAGAGCCACTTATGAATTATCCAATATGACCATAAATATTTCGAATGGATCACAAGTGTTATCGGAACAATCGGAAACTATGTCTGCGAACTCTCTTCGCATGACAGGAATTAGTTCAAAAATTTCAGAAGTATTACTAAAATTCAATTTATAG
- a CDS encoding SDR family NAD(P)-dependent oxidoreductase, with protein MEIKESIVLVTGGSGGIGREIVRTLVLAGFSVWNLDKVRPNSPILQETYRELDLSETPFVVERGLSKIIQECSEMGDLYGLVHNAGFGGPYHPITEVSIEEWDSIFRINLNSLFLLSKLLLPIFKTHQFGRIVAIASSLSIVGAANSVAYSSSKHGLVGFIRSVADEWGKFGITANAVSPGYVDTNMGIQEDQVSDHKSKIIEQTPVRRIAEPSEIARVVNFLLQKESGYISGSNWTVDGGLTAI; from the coding sequence ATGGAAATCAAGGAATCGATTGTTCTCGTGACAGGTGGCAGTGGCGGGATTGGAAGGGAAATTGTAAGGACTCTCGTCCTAGCAGGTTTTTCTGTTTGGAATTTGGACAAAGTCCGCCCTAATTCCCCGATCCTCCAAGAAACCTATCGTGAACTGGATTTATCGGAAACCCCTTTTGTAGTAGAGAGGGGACTTTCTAAAATCATCCAAGAATGTTCCGAAATGGGAGACCTCTATGGACTTGTCCATAATGCAGGATTTGGTGGGCCTTATCACCCCATCACTGAAGTTTCCATCGAAGAATGGGATTCTATTTTCAGAATCAACCTAAACAGTTTGTTCCTACTTTCTAAGTTATTACTTCCCATTTTTAAAACTCATCAATTTGGAAGGATCGTGGCCATCGCATCCTCTTTATCCATTGTAGGTGCAGCCAATTCGGTTGCATATTCTTCATCGAAACACGGATTAGTTGGTTTTATTCGTTCTGTTGCTGATGAATGGGGGAAGTTTGGGATCACCGCCAATGCAGTGAGCCCAGGTTATGTCGATACCAATATGGGAATCCAAGAAGACCAAGTTTCGGATCATAAATCGAAAATTATTGAACAGACACCTGTTAGGCGAATTGCAGAACCATCCGAAATAGCTCGTGTGGTCAATTTCCTTCTTCAAAAAGAATCTGGATATATTTCTGGATCGAATTGGACCGTCGATGGCGGACTCACTGCCATTTAA
- the mtnB gene encoding methylthioribulose 1-phosphate dehydratase — protein MDSLSSLQELTKLSHTYYERQWMYATAGNLSARDGDNFWITASGKHKGELTDKDFVCVSVNDGSLVSASAGLKPSAETSIHQVVYSKMDDAGAALHVHTLDSNLLEFGIGKEEGFRDIPLPPIEIIKAFGIWDEKPNLKFPVFYNHTNVPTIASEIKRYMETKGKPQVPFLLIEGHGPTVWGKTVAEANKHLEAVHFLLQVMARRI, from the coding sequence TTGGATTCGCTTTCTTCCTTACAGGAACTGACCAAACTTTCCCATACCTATTATGAAAGGCAGTGGATGTATGCCACTGCGGGAAATCTCTCTGCACGCGATGGAGATAATTTTTGGATTACTGCCTCTGGAAAACATAAGGGAGAACTTACAGACAAAGACTTTGTTTGTGTTTCGGTAAACGACGGATCCTTGGTTTCTGCGAGTGCGGGACTGAAACCCTCAGCAGAAACTAGCATCCATCAGGTGGTGTATTCTAAAATGGACGATGCGGGGGCTGCTCTCCATGTCCATACTTTAGATTCTAATCTTTTAGAATTTGGAATTGGAAAAGAAGAGGGTTTCCGAGACATCCCCCTCCCTCCGATCGAAATCATCAAAGCCTTTGGGATTTGGGATGAAAAACCAAATTTAAAATTTCCAGTTTTTTATAATCATACAAATGTTCCCACCATTGCTTCGGAAATCAAACGTTACATGGAAACCAAAGGGAAACCACAAGTTCCCTTTCTTCTCATCGAAGGCCACGGCCCCACTGTCTGGGGAAAAACTGTAGCGGAAGCCAACAAACACTTGGAAGCTGTTCATTTTCTATTACAAGTGATGGCTAGACGTATATGA
- a CDS encoding SDR family oxidoreductase, producing MKPKAQVYIFGIGSGIGQGLYKRFLEDKSVSLYGFSRKGELPLNVFSKKENGTFVFDATKKEDLRTLEISLSEKYGFKKEPTAPNYIQTELYVYFALGDGIFGTIDLLKKKDLEAHFQLNVHSLLLLSKYFSQNLPFFQQATFVFLGSTAGKQGFPESAAYCASKHAVLGIARALREEWKPFGTKVVHVSLGAVATEIWDTRPQFDKNDMVSISDISEYLWSISHLPKSIFVDDLSITPRKGIL from the coding sequence ATGAAACCGAAAGCCCAAGTTTATATTTTTGGAATTGGTTCCGGAATTGGACAAGGGCTTTACAAACGTTTTTTAGAAGACAAATCTGTTTCTCTCTATGGATTCTCCCGAAAAGGAGAACTCCCACTCAATGTATTTTCAAAAAAAGAAAATGGAACCTTTGTTTTTGATGCCACAAAAAAAGAGGATCTAAGAACATTAGAAATTTCACTTTCAGAGAAATATGGATTTAAAAAAGAACCTACTGCACCTAACTACATACAAACAGAACTTTATGTTTACTTTGCTTTAGGTGACGGAATCTTTGGGACCATTGACTTACTGAAGAAAAAAGATCTCGAAGCCCATTTCCAACTCAATGTCCATTCTCTACTCTTATTATCTAAATATTTTTCGCAAAATTTGCCTTTCTTTCAACAAGCCACTTTTGTGTTTTTAGGATCCACTGCGGGAAAACAAGGTTTTCCAGAATCTGCGGCCTATTGTGCCTCTAAACATGCGGTTCTTGGAATCGCCAGGGCGTTACGAGAAGAGTGGAAACCATTCGGAACCAAGGTGGTCCATGTGAGCTTAGGGGCAGTTGCCACGGAAATCTGGGACACAAGACCCCAGTTTGACAAGAATGATATGGTTTCTATTTCGGACATTTCCGAGTATTTGTGGAGTATTTCCCACTTGCCTAAATCGATCTTTGTGGATGACTTATCCATTACCCCAAGAAAAGGAATTTTGTAG
- a CDS encoding Lsa36 family surface (lipo)protein, whose amino-acid sequence MNLRNLLLFLVFVTTVSHSELYAQFTCEGSACSFLPKPLTEAGNGSLKKFETEYLNEVLKTNLEAGFLANVGASNIGTGTVRRVQFGVSASAAGYKKDDIQIQDDYIKFPKLPNVGGAVIPSIHLDFNPGWLLGTSDGGYIRRIGIFLHGMNVAVSEDQIQSASNNKNYQGRIAVRSYGGMIRYQLVEKEGFLMNLITWNGINVGVGHHVMEQNMSLSYLEGKAAQIEFQGVKGKWGGDTNFQFNTKIQTTNVDLRTGLGLFWIANVIVGGGYSWNSGSNSANLSRRGPFIVNTNESQPLELPREYQSAVDKNLLAQNPNATLGFRASSESNSKRGIGYGIVGLEFDLYLLKVIAEGLYGGKDLYSANLGIKLSF is encoded by the coding sequence ATGAATTTACGTAACTTACTGCTTTTCCTCGTATTTGTCACAACAGTATCACATTCAGAGCTGTATGCGCAATTTACCTGTGAAGGGTCAGCTTGTAGTTTTTTACCAAAACCACTCACAGAAGCTGGGAATGGCTCGCTTAAAAAATTTGAAACAGAATATTTAAACGAAGTACTTAAAACAAACTTAGAAGCAGGATTTTTAGCCAATGTTGGTGCCAGTAATATTGGTACTGGAACGGTTCGTCGAGTTCAATTCGGTGTCAGCGCTTCTGCTGCTGGATACAAAAAAGACGATATTCAAATCCAAGACGATTATATTAAATTTCCCAAACTTCCGAATGTGGGAGGTGCAGTAATTCCATCTATCCATTTGGATTTTAATCCAGGATGGTTACTGGGAACTTCTGATGGTGGGTACATCCGTCGGATTGGAATTTTTCTTCACGGTATGAACGTGGCTGTTTCAGAAGACCAAATCCAATCAGCTTCCAATAATAAAAATTACCAAGGTCGTATCGCCGTACGGTCGTATGGTGGAATGATCCGTTACCAGTTGGTAGAAAAAGAAGGTTTTTTGATGAACCTAATCACTTGGAACGGAATCAACGTAGGTGTGGGACACCATGTGATGGAACAAAATATGAGTCTTAGTTATTTAGAAGGTAAGGCGGCTCAAATTGAATTCCAAGGTGTCAAAGGAAAATGGGGTGGAGATACAAACTTCCAATTTAATACCAAGATCCAAACCACAAATGTAGACCTTCGTACAGGACTTGGTCTTTTTTGGATCGCCAACGTGATTGTGGGTGGAGGGTATAGTTGGAATTCCGGAAGTAACTCAGCAAACTTAAGTAGAAGAGGACCTTTCATTGTCAATACGAACGAATCCCAACCTTTGGAATTACCACGAGAATACCAATCCGCTGTGGACAAGAATCTTCTGGCACAAAACCCCAATGCCACGCTTGGGTTTAGAGCTAGTAGCGAATCCAACTCCAAACGTGGAATAGGATACGGAATTGTGGGATTAGAATTTGATTTGTATCTTCTAAAGGTGATTGCCGAAGGTTTGTATGGAGGAAAAGATTTATACTCCGCCAATTTGGGTATCAAACTCTCTTTTTAG